The following proteins come from a genomic window of Salvia hispanica cultivar TCC Black 2014 chromosome 4, UniMelb_Shisp_WGS_1.0, whole genome shotgun sequence:
- the LOC125222761 gene encoding uncharacterized protein LOC125222761, whose protein sequence is MEREGFLGMKETSAELYRTSPTRSVPIFPPPSSAVAVGANGGLNYIVHTVSKYDTLAGVAIKYGVEVADIKRLNGLVTDLQMFALKTIQIPLPGRHPPSPVLSNGHKTPPRPSNTQQTLSSRRHSDLFDSFSSLKLKSASEKKVSPSMSRMQDYYGIKSAHIKDAGEGCEMATYKKGGAHYLEDGPLLKSSISNPPLSHYRKSKSAADCLDSENGSLIDQDILQGAESNGSAKWIDKLVRRRQKSDADFTSEKLLKEENNSGTAISAITGKGLALRPKSAGRTASLEADGEVGGFNPIPVGLGDSFLNDDINGVKKSPSVLSLQDSDNGALSSIWPTSKWSLKQDFQALSAAAMTSPIFDGLSKPSNWRNKAAVD, encoded by the exons ATGGAGAGAGAGGGGTTTCTGGGAATGAAGGAAACTAGTGCCGAATTATACCGTACTTCGCCGACGAGATCAGTGCCGATTTTTCCTCCGCCGTCTTCTGCCGTTGCCGTCGGTGCTAACGGTGGTTTAAATTACATAGTCCACACCGTGTCTAAGTACGACACGCTTGCCGGCGTCGCCATCAAATACGGTGTCGAG GTTGCTGATATAAAAAGGCTAAATGGATTGGTGACAGATCTCCAAATGTTTGCCCTTAAGACAATTCAAATCCCACTTCCTGGGAGGCATCCCCCTTCGCCTGTCTTGTCAAATGGCCACAAGACTCCTCCGCG GCCAAGCAATACTCAACAGACATTATCAAGTCGTAGACACTCAGatttatttgattcattttcatcattgaaattgaaatctGCTTCCGAAAAGAAAGTCTCTCCATCCATGAGCAGGATGCAAGATTATTATGGAATTAAATCAGCACACATAAAAGATGCTGGAGAAGGCTGTGAAATGGCAACATACAAAAAAGGGGGAGCTCATTATCTAGAGGATGGGCCACTTCTTAAATCATCTATTTCTAACCCACCACTTAGCCATTATAGAAAGTCAAAAAGTGCAGCTGATTGTTTAGATTCAGAGAATGGCAGTCTCATTGATCAAGATATCTTACAAGGAGCTGAAAGTAATGGCTCAGCCAAATGGATTGATAAGTTGGTAAGACGCCGTCAAAAGTCTGATGCTGATTTTACTTCAGAAAAGCTTTTGAAGGAGGAAAACAATAGTGGTACTGCAATTTCAGCTATTACAGGCAAAGGCTTGGCTCTCAGGCCCAAGTCAGCTGGCCGTACAGCGTCACTCGAAGCTGATGGTGAAGTAGGAGGGTTTAACCCCATTCCTGTAGGGTTGGGGGATTCCTTCCTAAATGATGACATTAATGGGGTAAAGAAGTCGCCAAGTGTATTGAGTTTGCAGGATTCAGACAACGGTGCCTTGTCATCCATATGGCCGACATCAAAGTGGAGTTTGAAGCAAGATTTTCAGGCTCTTTCTGCTGCAGCCATGACTAGCCCAATCTTTGATGGATTGTCCAAGCCTTCTAACTGGAGAAACAAAGCAGCAGTCGATTAG